The Leucobacter viscericola genome includes a window with the following:
- a CDS encoding Na+/H+ antiporter subunit D, with translation MTVLVPFVVLLPLIGAALALAVPGRRRLQQGITLVALGGVVALGGILMFVVNTQGTLVMEVGGWAAPFGIALVVDRVSALMVTVSAVVLLAVFIFSTGQRLADGDEDAPVSIYYPTYLVLGAGVFNAFIAGDLFNLYVGFEILLVASYVLITLGGTAQRIRAGVTYVVVSLVSSVLFLAAIAMIYGATGTVNMAHLTVRIAELPSEVQLLLNLMLLIAFGIKAAVFPLSFWLPDSYPTAPAPVTAVFAGLLTKVGVYAIIRTQTQLFPDSSVDKLLLVVAGLTLLIGILGAVSQLDIKRLLSFTLISHIGYMIFGISMANAAGFAATIYYITHHIIVQTTLFLAVGLLERKGGTTSLSGLGGMLKTAPVIAVLFFIPMLNLGGIPPFSGFIGKVGLFTVAAELATPGAYWLIGIGALVSLLTLYALARAWVLAFWRQRPKALGESGRDRATALETGPIPTTGSTPAAATEALRLREREEALFERLHDAPDAQPQQERKTIPRLMVGATAGMVLVSIALTVFAGPLYDYAWKAGQDLAQPGKLVERVLGNSPNELGGGSGTTEPSGSGDSEGGGH, from the coding sequence ATGACCGTTCTCGTGCCGTTTGTTGTGCTGCTCCCGTTGATTGGCGCGGCGCTCGCACTCGCCGTGCCTGGAAGGCGCCGCCTCCAGCAGGGGATCACCCTGGTCGCGCTCGGCGGTGTTGTTGCCCTTGGCGGCATCCTGATGTTTGTTGTGAACACTCAGGGCACCCTGGTCATGGAAGTGGGCGGGTGGGCCGCGCCATTCGGTATCGCCTTGGTGGTGGATCGCGTCTCTGCCCTGATGGTTACGGTTTCGGCCGTGGTGCTGCTCGCGGTGTTCATCTTCTCAACGGGTCAGCGCCTCGCCGACGGCGACGAGGATGCCCCGGTTTCGATCTATTACCCAACGTATTTGGTGCTGGGCGCCGGGGTGTTCAACGCGTTTATCGCGGGTGATCTCTTTAACCTCTACGTGGGGTTCGAGATCCTTCTCGTGGCGAGCTACGTGTTGATCACCCTCGGTGGCACCGCGCAGCGCATTCGAGCCGGTGTGACCTACGTTGTGGTCTCTCTCGTGTCGTCAGTGCTGTTTCTCGCCGCGATCGCGATGATCTATGGGGCGACCGGAACCGTCAACATGGCGCACTTGACCGTGAGGATCGCCGAGCTTCCGTCCGAGGTCCAGTTACTGCTGAACCTCATGCTGCTCATTGCGTTCGGGATCAAGGCCGCCGTCTTCCCGCTCTCTTTTTGGTTGCCCGACTCGTACCCGACTGCCCCGGCGCCGGTAACGGCGGTGTTTGCGGGCCTGCTGACAAAGGTCGGCGTGTACGCCATTATTCGGACTCAAACGCAGCTCTTCCCGGACTCCAGCGTCGACAAGCTCCTGCTTGTGGTGGCGGGGCTCACGCTATTAATTGGGATATTGGGGGCGGTCTCGCAACTCGATATCAAGCGTCTGCTCTCCTTCACCCTCATCAGCCACATCGGCTACATGATCTTCGGCATTAGCATGGCGAATGCCGCGGGGTTCGCAGCCACGATCTACTACATCACCCACCACATCATCGTGCAGACGACGCTCTTCCTCGCGGTGGGTCTGCTCGAGCGTAAGGGGGGCACCACATCCCTCTCGGGTCTCGGCGGAATGCTCAAGACGGCGCCCGTTATCGCGGTGCTCTTTTTCATTCCAATGCTCAACCTCGGCGGCATTCCTCCCTTCTCCGGGTTTATCGGCAAGGTTGGACTCTTTACCGTCGCCGCCGAGCTCGCAACACCCGGCGCTTACTGGTTGATCGGGATCGGCGCGCTCGTGTCTTTGCTCACGCTGTACGCGCTCGCGCGCGCCTGGGTGCTGGCATTCTGGCGGCAACGCCCGAAGGCACTGGGAGAGAGCGGGCGGGATCGCGCGACCGCGCTTGAAACTGGCCCGATCCCAACCACGGGCTCGACGCCTGCGGCCGCAACCGAGGCGCTTCGGCTGCGTGAGCGTGAGGAAGCGCTCTTCGAGAGGCTCCACGATGCGCCTGATGCCCAACCTCAGCAGGAACGTAAGACGATTCCGCGGCTGATGGTCGGCGCCACGGCAGGCATGGTATTGGTCAGTATTGCACTCACTGTGTTCGCGGGACCCCTCTACGATTACGCTTGGAAGGCGGGGCAAGATCTCGCCCAGCCGGGCAAACTGGTTGAACGAGTGCTGGGCAACTCCCCGAATGAACTCGGCGGAGGCAGCGGGACGACTGAACCAAGTGGCTCAGGCGACTCGGAAGGAGGAGGACATTGA
- the mnhG gene encoding monovalent cation/H(+) antiporter subunit G, which translates to MFEQILDLAAVVCVVLAALLSVAAGVGLLRFPDALSRLHAATKPQIFGLLLVIAAIALDQRSIATLLGLIPVFVFQSLTAPIAAHMVGRAAYRTGQLDSETLILDELGPAIERSDNDMTR; encoded by the coding sequence ATGTTTGAGCAGATCCTCGACCTCGCCGCAGTGGTGTGTGTGGTTCTTGCCGCCCTGCTTTCGGTAGCCGCTGGCGTCGGACTGCTCAGGTTTCCTGACGCGCTGAGCCGACTGCACGCCGCCACAAAACCGCAGATCTTCGGTCTGCTGCTGGTAATCGCAGCGATCGCACTTGATCAGCGCTCGATTGCGACACTTCTCGGCCTGATCCCGGTGTTTGTGTTCCAATCGCTCACGGCACCGATCGCGGCCCATATGGTGGGCCGCGCGGCGTACCGTACAGGCCAGCTCGACTCAGAGACGCTTATTCTGGACGAGCTTGGCCCGGCGATCGAGCGCAGTGACAACGACATGACGCGGTAG
- a CDS encoding Na+/H+ antiporter subunit E translates to MSDQNTPALPTARRIEWGVRLHELPLLIGLVLLWMMLWQTLSLLSLVSGFIVAFSVMRLFYLPPVELAGRFNVWWAARYLGFFLWQLAVASCQVALLAVRPGPPPKTSIIAVKLRTRSDFILTMVGLTTSLIPGSLVADIDRFESTLYLHVLNTPTQKEITKMRRETLYIERLLVMAVGSREEMRVLR, encoded by the coding sequence TTGAGCGATCAAAACACTCCTGCGCTTCCCACCGCTCGCCGCATCGAGTGGGGTGTCCGGCTGCACGAGCTTCCACTTCTCATCGGACTCGTACTGCTGTGGATGATGCTGTGGCAGACCCTCTCCCTGCTGTCGCTTGTGAGTGGGTTTATCGTCGCTTTTTCCGTGATGCGCCTGTTTTATCTTCCGCCGGTCGAACTCGCCGGTCGGTTTAACGTGTGGTGGGCAGCCCGCTACCTCGGCTTTTTCCTGTGGCAGCTCGCAGTGGCTTCTTGTCAGGTCGCCTTGCTGGCGGTGCGCCCCGGACCGCCGCCCAAGACCTCGATTATTGCGGTAAAGCTGCGCACCCGTTCCGACTTCATCCTGACCATGGTTGGTCTGACGACATCTCTCATACCGGGATCGCTCGTGGCAGACATCGATCGTTTTGAGTCAACGCTGTACCTGCACGTCTTGAACACCCCGACCCAAAAGGAAATCACCAAAATGCGACGGGAGACGCTGTACATTGAGCGTCTTCTGGTGATGGCAGTCGGGTCACGTGAAGAGATGCGGGTGCTGCGATGA
- a CDS encoding HSP90 family protein, translating into MSERFQVDLSGMVDLLSHHLYSGPQVYVRELIQNAVDAVTARREIDAEAPAQIRLSTATDEQGRPTLEVTDTGIGLTAAEATEMLATIGRSSKRNEEFGIGRAEFIGQFGIGMLAAFMVAETIEVRSFSARPGSTPIRWLGRADGTFDISEDPEATTPGTTVRLTARPDVAHWMAHDTVLALATEYASLLPFDIAVRTQLEGSEGSGLSTSAEVWRRITEPELPWLIEHPSAAARQRALNDYCERTFGFTPLGSIKLDLPVAGVSGVAFILPQAVSPGSGQHRVYTKRMLLGPRVDRVLPDWAFFVRAVLDTNTLSPTASREQLHDDEVLMGVREAIGEQLKQWALAELRGSSTLARTVIATHHLALRGLALTDPAMLDLVSEILPFETTDGAMTLAQAAKSGEVVYTTTTEAYRRVAAVARAQGLVVVNAGYVYDADLMERLGKRPGWRVRELESSDLVQVLGLLDLSRDWEITDAVAHARTVLEADDCDVVVREFSPETVPAMLLRDADGEHRRELNREREAEPGRWDGLLDSLAGDTHSRTRTLVLNDTSGVVRRLLTAPPGDVFDAGLRSLYLSAVMLAGDGLRSSESAALTDALGTLLDGALGAPAQEGNL; encoded by the coding sequence GTGTCTGAACGGTTTCAAGTCGACCTTTCTGGAATGGTCGACCTTCTTTCCCACCACCTCTATTCGGGCCCGCAGGTGTATGTGCGCGAGCTCATTCAGAACGCCGTCGACGCCGTCACCGCGCGTCGAGAGATTGACGCCGAGGCGCCCGCTCAGATTCGCCTGAGCACCGCCACCGACGAGCAAGGTCGCCCAACACTCGAGGTGACCGACACCGGTATCGGGCTCACTGCTGCCGAGGCAACGGAGATGCTGGCGACGATCGGGCGATCCTCGAAGCGAAATGAAGAGTTCGGGATCGGCCGGGCCGAGTTCATCGGTCAGTTCGGGATCGGCATGCTCGCCGCGTTTATGGTCGCGGAGACCATCGAGGTGCGCTCGTTTTCGGCGCGTCCGGGGTCCACTCCGATCCGCTGGCTCGGCCGAGCAGACGGCACCTTCGACATCAGCGAAGACCCTGAGGCCACGACACCCGGCACCACCGTGCGCCTGACCGCCCGGCCAGATGTCGCGCACTGGATGGCGCACGACACCGTGCTCGCCCTTGCGACCGAGTACGCCTCACTGCTGCCCTTTGATATTGCGGTGCGCACGCAGCTTGAGGGATCCGAAGGCTCTGGCCTTTCAACGTCCGCCGAGGTCTGGCGCAGAATCACCGAACCCGAACTCCCCTGGCTTATCGAGCACCCCTCGGCCGCGGCACGGCAGCGAGCACTCAACGATTACTGCGAGCGCACATTCGGATTCACCCCGCTCGGCAGCATCAAGCTTGATCTACCCGTTGCGGGCGTGAGTGGTGTGGCCTTCATCCTGCCGCAGGCGGTCTCCCCCGGCTCCGGCCAGCACCGCGTCTACACGAAGCGCATGCTGCTCGGGCCCCGTGTCGATCGGGTGCTGCCCGACTGGGCGTTTTTTGTGCGCGCGGTGCTCGATACCAACACGCTCTCCCCCACGGCCTCCCGTGAGCAATTGCACGACGATGAGGTGCTCATGGGGGTGCGCGAAGCGATTGGTGAGCAGCTGAAGCAGTGGGCTCTCGCCGAGCTGCGCGGATCCTCAACCCTCGCGCGCACGGTCATCGCAACTCACCACCTCGCGCTGCGTGGTCTCGCGCTCACGGACCCCGCGATGCTCGACCTCGTCTCAGAGATTCTGCCCTTCGAAACCACCGACGGCGCAATGACGCTGGCGCAGGCCGCCAAGAGCGGCGAGGTCGTCTACACGACCACAACAGAGGCCTACCGCAGGGTTGCCGCTGTTGCGCGTGCGCAGGGCCTCGTTGTGGTGAACGCCGGGTATGTCTACGATGCCGATCTCATGGAGCGCCTCGGCAAGCGTCCGGGCTGGCGCGTGCGCGAACTTGAGAGCTCAGACCTGGTGCAGGTGCTCGGGCTGCTGGATCTGAGCCGCGACTGGGAGATTACTGACGCGGTTGCACACGCTCGCACAGTTCTCGAGGCCGACGACTGCGACGTCGTTGTGCGCGAGTTCTCCCCCGAGACCGTACCCGCGATGCTACTGCGTGATGCTGACGGTGAGCACCGCCGCGAATTGAACCGCGAACGCGAGGCCGAACCGGGCCGCTGGGACGGTTTGCTCGATTCGCTCGCGGGTGACACACACTCCCGGACCCGCACGCTCGTGCTGAATGACACCTCAGGGGTTGTGCGGCGTCTTCTCACGGCGCCACCCGGCGACGTGTTTGATGCGGGGCTGCGTTCCCTCTACCTCTCGGCCGTGATGCTCGCTGGTGACGGTCTCCGTTCTTCGGAATCGGCGGCACTCACCGACGCCCTTGGAACACTCCTCGATGGTGCGCTTGGCGCGCCCGCCCAGGAAGGCAACCTGTGA
- a CDS encoding Na(+)/H(+) antiporter subunit C — translation MTTMPLVLVVLMAVMYTCGIYLMLDRTLTRLLLGFLLVGNATNLLIFLMSGSFGAAPIVGEAAPEDMSDPLPQAFILTAIVITFGVSAFFLALIYRSWRLAQDRDDTVRDDETDLELATADELSVDEVTDEDLAETPEFSDDDSDDDTDTNTGTDAASGDSSHRVPAETTETTAEGSEQR, via the coding sequence ATGACAACAATGCCCCTGGTGCTGGTCGTGCTCATGGCCGTGATGTACACGTGCGGGATCTACCTCATGCTCGACCGCACTCTGACGCGTTTGCTGCTCGGGTTTTTGCTGGTCGGCAACGCAACAAACCTGCTTATTTTTCTCATGTCAGGATCCTTCGGCGCGGCTCCTATCGTCGGTGAGGCGGCGCCTGAAGACATGAGCGACCCGCTTCCGCAGGCGTTTATTCTTACCGCCATCGTGATCACATTTGGTGTCAGCGCCTTTTTCTTGGCGCTCATATACCGCTCGTGGCGATTGGCGCAGGATCGGGATGACACCGTGCGAGATGACGAGACCGATCTTGAGCTGGCTACGGCGGACGAACTGTCCGTCGACGAGGTTACCGACGAGGATCTCGCGGAGACCCCTGAGTTCTCCGACGACGATTCCGATGACGACACTGACACCAACACTGGCACCGACGCCGCTTCAGGCGACAGCAGCCATCGTGTGCCCGCCGAGACCACCGAGACCACCGCAGAGGGGAGTGAACAGCGATGA
- a CDS encoding YbjN domain-containing protein, protein MAFFTKDGTPSLGGSENLQPLSKERVKAGLDREEWNYGVDEDGDIGGGWEAASYYFFVTGNNEELFCIRGAWRGILPGTEFGRALELCNSWNSQKLWPKTYARLDDEGMVRVHTEHNVDFEQGLTDGQLSQQLLCAINTANAFYESLNEAYPEVWEKYNPENAPSV, encoded by the coding sequence ATGGCTTTTTTCACAAAGGACGGCACCCCCTCACTTGGTGGTTCAGAGAACCTCCAGCCACTATCGAAAGAACGGGTGAAAGCCGGCCTCGACCGCGAAGAGTGGAACTACGGTGTTGACGAAGACGGCGACATCGGCGGAGGCTGGGAAGCCGCCTCGTACTACTTCTTCGTGACCGGCAACAATGAGGAACTGTTCTGCATTCGTGGTGCGTGGCGCGGTATTCTTCCGGGAACCGAGTTCGGTCGTGCGCTTGAACTCTGCAACTCCTGGAACTCCCAGAAGCTGTGGCCAAAAACCTACGCTCGCCTCGACGACGAGGGCATGGTGCGCGTGCACACCGAGCACAACGTCGACTTCGAGCAGGGCCTCACTGACGGCCAACTCTCGCAGCAGCTCCTTTGCGCGATCAACACGGCAAACGCGTTCTACGAAAGCCTGAACGAGGCCTACCCCGAGGTGTGGGAAAAGTACAACCCGGAGAACGCCCCCAGTGTCTGA
- a CDS encoding Na+/H+ antiporter subunit A, with amino-acid sequence MGVMTSTLLALALISLLTHPIVQRFGRKTFIGLAVAMAGAFTALFIAVAPVFSGEVITESFEWIPQLNMTLSFRLDAISALFALLVTGAGALILLYCAYYFEEGEAGLARFAAVFMGFAVAMLGLVLADDVYLLFIFWEGTTILSFLLIGHVTKLRTANAAALQALMVTTFGGLAMLVGFVLLSQAAGTTLLSEIVANPPQGALGTVAVYLVLAGALSKSAIFPFHLWLPGAMAAPTPVSAYLHAAAMVKAGVYLIARISPGFGDVVGYRETLVILGAITMLNGGIRALKQFDIKLIVAHGTVSQLGLLVMVFGLADPRAAFAGLALLFAHAVAKAPLFLSVGIIDHATGTRDLRKLSGLGRRMPVLFVVTALAAASMAGLPPLVGFVAKESAFTEMLSIGTDSPLALFAFTVAVLGSILTVAYMGRFLWGAFSRKANTETCTVIHSPGRAILIAPMAFAAVALLAGLFAGAIDPFMQAAIAPQLEGATDGHAIEHLALWHGLTPALGASALVIVLGLLLAKFCSRTTAVFRTVPERFSASHVYWLITQWLDVVAVRLTSLTQRGSLPFYLSVILIVVVGTLGGTLIATDQWPESFELITSPVQIPIAIVMVVAAIFSLRARTRFQSVVLVGVTGYGMAAIFAMSGAPDLALTQALVETVTLIAFVLVIRRLPQRLGSSSTRRVRWIRIIIGASVGLTIGALALVALGSRVADPISLQLPELAYSGGHGSNVVNVMLVDIRGWDTMGELSVILAAATGVASLVFLNTREDNRPKLSRSAARTQAREHLLRVVDPNDPMRRISWLLAGRHLDPARRSIMLEVVVRLLFHALIILSIFLLLAGHNGPGGGFAGGLVAGLALVARYLAGGRHELGATVPLDAGRILGAGLALAVTMAFVPMFFGQAALASSWVDVDLGIFGTLPFVTSTLFDVGVYLVVFGLILDVLRSLGAEIDEHEENEASMTEEEVESR; translated from the coding sequence ATGGGTGTGATGACGAGCACACTGCTCGCGCTTGCACTCATCTCCCTTCTTACCCACCCGATTGTTCAGAGGTTCGGGCGCAAGACGTTTATTGGCCTAGCCGTCGCAATGGCAGGGGCCTTTACTGCGCTGTTCATCGCGGTTGCACCCGTGTTCTCCGGCGAAGTGATCACCGAATCGTTCGAGTGGATCCCGCAGCTGAACATGACGCTCAGCTTCCGTCTCGACGCGATTTCCGCTCTCTTCGCGCTGCTCGTAACCGGCGCGGGCGCGCTGATCCTGCTCTACTGCGCCTACTACTTTGAAGAGGGCGAAGCCGGGCTCGCTCGATTTGCCGCGGTCTTCATGGGCTTCGCGGTCGCCATGCTCGGGCTTGTGCTCGCGGACGACGTCTACCTGCTCTTTATCTTCTGGGAGGGAACGACGATCCTGTCGTTCCTGTTGATTGGTCACGTGACGAAACTGCGAACCGCAAACGCTGCGGCGCTCCAGGCGTTGATGGTGACCACCTTCGGTGGCCTCGCGATGCTCGTGGGGTTTGTGCTGCTTTCGCAGGCCGCCGGCACCACTCTGCTTTCTGAAATCGTCGCCAATCCTCCGCAGGGTGCACTCGGCACGGTCGCTGTCTACCTGGTGCTGGCCGGTGCTCTCTCAAAGTCAGCGATCTTCCCCTTCCACCTGTGGCTTCCGGGCGCTATGGCAGCGCCCACCCCGGTGAGCGCTTACCTGCACGCGGCCGCGATGGTCAAGGCGGGGGTGTACCTCATCGCTCGTATCAGCCCCGGATTTGGGGATGTTGTGGGGTATCGCGAGACACTCGTGATTCTCGGCGCAATCACCATGCTGAATGGCGGGATCCGCGCGCTCAAACAGTTCGACATTAAGCTCATCGTCGCTCACGGCACGGTGAGCCAGCTAGGGCTGCTGGTGATGGTGTTTGGTTTGGCAGACCCTCGAGCTGCGTTCGCAGGGCTCGCACTGCTCTTTGCTCACGCCGTCGCCAAGGCGCCGCTCTTCTTGTCTGTTGGTATCATCGATCACGCCACCGGCACTCGTGACCTGCGCAAGCTCTCGGGACTGGGACGAAGGATGCCAGTGCTCTTTGTGGTGACTGCCTTGGCTGCAGCGTCGATGGCAGGCTTGCCTCCTCTGGTAGGTTTCGTCGCAAAAGAATCCGCGTTCACCGAGATGTTGAGCATAGGAACAGACAGCCCGCTCGCGCTCTTTGCGTTTACGGTTGCCGTGCTCGGTAGCATCTTGACGGTCGCGTACATGGGACGCTTTCTCTGGGGAGCTTTCTCGCGAAAGGCCAACACCGAAACCTGCACGGTGATTCACTCTCCCGGTCGCGCGATCCTGATCGCCCCGATGGCGTTTGCAGCGGTTGCGCTGCTCGCCGGGCTGTTCGCGGGCGCGATTGATCCCTTTATGCAGGCTGCGATCGCGCCGCAACTTGAGGGTGCGACAGACGGCCACGCAATCGAGCACCTCGCTCTGTGGCACGGGCTGACTCCCGCACTGGGCGCCTCCGCTCTGGTCATCGTTCTGGGGCTTCTGCTGGCCAAGTTCTGCTCGCGAACCACGGCGGTTTTCCGAACGGTGCCCGAGCGGTTCTCCGCCTCACACGTGTACTGGTTGATTACGCAGTGGCTCGACGTTGTTGCGGTGCGGTTGACCTCACTTACACAGCGCGGATCCCTCCCGTTTTATCTTTCGGTGATCTTGATCGTTGTGGTGGGCACCCTCGGGGGAACGCTCATTGCCACGGATCAGTGGCCCGAATCGTTTGAACTCATCACTTCGCCCGTGCAGATCCCGATCGCGATCGTGATGGTGGTCGCCGCGATTTTCTCGCTGCGCGCCCGCACCAGGTTCCAGTCCGTCGTGCTTGTCGGTGTGACCGGCTACGGCATGGCCGCAATCTTTGCGATGTCGGGCGCCCCCGACCTCGCGCTGACTCAGGCTCTCGTCGAGACCGTCACGCTGATCGCGTTTGTGCTCGTGATCCGTCGTTTGCCGCAGCGTCTTGGCTCCTCTTCAACGCGGCGTGTGCGCTGGATCAGGATCATTATTGGTGCCTCGGTCGGTCTGACGATCGGTGCGCTCGCCCTTGTGGCCCTGGGCTCCCGAGTTGCCGATCCCATTTCGCTGCAGTTGCCCGAGCTCGCCTACAGCGGCGGCCACGGCAGCAATGTGGTGAACGTGATGCTGGTCGATATTCGAGGCTGGGACACCATGGGTGAGCTCTCTGTGATCCTCGCGGCGGCCACGGGCGTCGCCTCGCTCGTGTTCTTGAACACTCGCGAAGACAACCGACCCAAGCTCAGTCGCAGCGCCGCTCGCACTCAGGCACGTGAGCACCTCCTGCGGGTGGTGGACCCGAACGACCCAATGCGCCGCATTAGCTGGTTGCTTGCGGGCCGTCACCTTGACCCGGCACGGCGCTCGATCATGCTCGAGGTTGTGGTGAGACTGCTCTTCCACGCGCTCATTATTCTGTCGATCTTCCTGTTGCTTGCCGGTCACAATGGCCCAGGCGGCGGGTTTGCGGGTGGACTCGTTGCCGGGCTCGCGCTCGTTGCGCGGTACCTTGCGGGAGGTCGCCACGAGCTGGGTGCCACCGTGCCGCTAGACGCGGGACGGATCCTCGGGGCAGGCCTTGCCCTCGCCGTTACGATGGCGTTTGTACCGATGTTCTTTGGGCAGGCCGCTCTTGCCTCTTCGTGGGTCGACGTCGACCTCGGCATCTTCGGCACACTTCCCTTTGTCACCTCAACGCTGTTTGACGTTGGTGTGTACCTCGTGGTGTTTGGTCTCATTCTCGACGTGCTGCGCAGCCTTGGTGCTGAGATTGACGAACACGAGGAGAACGAGGCTTCAATGACCGAGGAGGAGGTGGAATCCCGATGA
- the aceB gene encoding malate synthase A, which produces MTITQAAPQQMQTATPAQDRTRSPRMEVLGPQLDRFDEILTPEALQFLTELHHRFASTRHERLADRQRRRYEIGNGRDPKFREDTRQIREDANWKVAGAGPGLEDRRVEITGPTDPKMTINAMNSGARVWLADQEDATSPTWRNVIGGQLSLFDAIREQLSFTSPEGKEYRVTAERTPTIVMRPRGWHLVEKHIRFTDVQGQSGAASGSLVDFGLYAFHNARELVARGRGPYFYIAKLESSEEAKLWDDIFTFTEQTLGLAHGTIRATVLIETLPAAFEMEEILYVMRDHIAGLNAGRWDYIFSIIKNYRGRGARFVLPDRSEVTMTVPFMRAYTELLVKTCHKRGAHAIGGMSAFIPNRRDPEVTARAEEKVRADKNREANDGFDGTWVAHPDLISVAQAEFDAVLGDRPNQIERQRDDVHVTAAELLDVHIGRDVTDAGVRDNVSIGLRYIEAWLRGLGAVAIDNLMEDAATAEISRSQIWQWIHQDQTTAEGTRITREWVAEVLQETLDSFERFEGDRYNDAAELFADVALGDDFPTFLTVPAYSRYLVDA; this is translated from the coding sequence ATGACCATCACGCAGGCGGCCCCGCAGCAGATGCAGACCGCCACCCCCGCACAGGATCGCACTCGCTCACCACGCATGGAGGTGCTCGGGCCGCAGCTCGACCGCTTCGACGAGATTCTCACACCCGAGGCGCTGCAGTTTCTCACCGAGCTCCATCACCGCTTTGCGAGCACACGCCACGAGCGTCTTGCAGATCGCCAGCGTCGGCGCTACGAGATTGGCAACGGTCGCGATCCGAAGTTCCGTGAAGACACCCGCCAGATTCGCGAAGACGCGAACTGGAAGGTTGCGGGGGCGGGCCCGGGCCTTGAGGATCGTCGTGTCGAGATCACGGGTCCCACCGACCCGAAGATGACCATCAACGCTATGAACTCCGGGGCACGCGTGTGGCTTGCTGACCAGGAGGATGCAACAAGCCCGACCTGGCGTAACGTCATCGGCGGTCAGCTGTCACTGTTTGACGCGATCCGCGAGCAGCTCAGCTTCACGAGTCCAGAAGGCAAGGAGTACCGCGTCACCGCAGAGCGCACTCCCACCATCGTGATGCGGCCCCGTGGCTGGCACCTGGTCGAGAAGCACATCCGCTTCACCGACGTGCAAGGCCAGTCGGGTGCCGCCTCGGGCAGCCTCGTTGATTTCGGCCTCTACGCCTTCCACAATGCCCGCGAGCTTGTGGCCCGTGGCCGCGGTCCCTACTTCTACATCGCCAAGCTCGAGTCAAGCGAAGAGGCGAAGCTGTGGGACGACATCTTTACTTTCACCGAGCAGACCCTCGGCCTTGCCCACGGCACAATCCGCGCGACCGTGCTCATCGAGACGCTGCCGGCAGCGTTTGAGATGGAGGAGATCCTCTACGTGATGCGGGATCACATCGCCGGCCTCAACGCGGGTCGCTGGGACTACATCTTCTCGATCATCAAGAACTACCGCGGCCGCGGCGCCAGGTTTGTACTGCCGGATCGCAGCGAGGTCACGATGACCGTGCCGTTCATGCGGGCCTACACCGAGCTGCTCGTGAAGACCTGCCACAAGCGCGGCGCACACGCCATCGGCGGTATGAGCGCGTTCATTCCGAACCGCCGCGATCCCGAGGTCACCGCACGCGCCGAAGAGAAGGTGCGCGCCGACAAGAACCGCGAGGCCAACGACGGTTTTGACGGCACCTGGGTGGCTCACCCCGACCTCATCTCGGTCGCGCAGGCCGAGTTCGACGCGGTACTCGGGGATCGTCCCAACCAGATCGAGCGTCAGCGCGATGACGTGCACGTCACCGCCGCAGAACTGCTCGACGTGCACATCGGCCGCGACGTCACAGACGCGGGTGTGCGCGACAACGTGTCGATCGGGCTCCGCTACATCGAGGCGTGGCTGCGCGGCCTGGGAGCCGTGGCGATCGACAACCTCATGGAGGATGCCGCCACCGCCGAGATCAGCCGCTCGCAGATCTGGCAGTGGATCCACCAGGATCAGACCACAGCCGAGGGCACCCGCATCACCCGCGAATGGGTGGCCGAGGTGCTGCAGGAGACGCTCGACTCCTTCGAACGCTTTGAGGGTGATCGCTACAACGACGCGGCCGAGCTCTTCGCCGATGTCGCACTTGGCGATGACTTCCCGACATTCCTCACGGTTCCGGCCTACAGCCGCTACCTCGTGGACGCCTAG
- a CDS encoding monovalent cation/H+ antiporter complex subunit F: protein MTMFSTALLIAAGIGLTATALMALVRIVRGPTILDRMVASDVLLTTLMLAVGTDMVVRHHTASIPLMTVIAATATFATIVVARFVKRRAALQAETEAVADSGEATHV, encoded by the coding sequence ATGACGATGTTCTCGACGGCTTTGCTCATCGCGGCAGGGATCGGGCTGACCGCAACCGCGCTCATGGCTCTGGTGCGTATTGTGCGTGGTCCAACGATCCTTGATCGTATGGTGGCCTCCGACGTGCTGCTGACAACACTCATGCTGGCGGTTGGCACAGACATGGTCGTGCGGCACCACACCGCGAGTATTCCGCTGATGACAGTGATCGCAGCGACCGCAACATTTGCGACGATCGTGGTGGCCCGTTTCGTGAAGCGCCGCGCGGCGTTGCAGGCCGAAACCGAAGCGGTGGCGGACTCGGGGGAGGCGACCCATGTTTGA